Proteins encoded in a region of the Mycobacterium branderi genome:
- the mqo gene encoding malate dehydrogenase (quinone), with translation MTTTAKTDVVLVGAGIMSATLGALLRRLEPDWSITLIERLDGAAAESSAAWNNAGTGHAGLCELFYTPERPDGSVDVGKAVRVNEQFQVTRQFWAHAVESGMLSDARSFLNPIPHVSFVQGAERVDYLRRRRDALAGNPLFAHTEFVTGADEFARRLPLMAAGRNFAEPVALNWAADGTDVDFGVLARQLVGYGVRHGTTALFGHEVRNLHRQRDGSWALTVRNRRTGENRKLNAKFVFVGAGGDALRLLQRAGIKEVRGFGGFPIGGQFLRSGNPALVGAHRAKVYGLPAPGAPGMTAPHLDARVVNGKSWLLFGPFASWSPRFLKQGRVTDLPRSVRADNLLSLLAVGVRQRRLVNYLLGQLRLSTPARMDVLREFVPSATDSDWELVMAGQRVQVIRRGALEFDTTVLAGADGSIAGLLGASPGASIAVSAMLEVLERCFSERYQSWLPTLKEMVPSLGATLSREPALFEEVWSWGSKVLGL, from the coding sequence ATGACCACGACCGCAAAGACCGATGTCGTGCTCGTGGGTGCGGGCATCATGAGCGCCACGCTGGGCGCGCTGCTGCGGCGGCTGGAGCCGGACTGGTCGATCACCCTGATAGAGCGGCTCGACGGCGCCGCGGCCGAAAGCAGCGCCGCATGGAACAACGCCGGCACCGGCCACGCGGGATTGTGCGAGCTGTTCTACACACCCGAACGGCCCGACGGCTCGGTCGATGTCGGCAAGGCGGTGCGGGTCAACGAGCAGTTCCAGGTCACCCGCCAATTCTGGGCGCATGCGGTGGAAAGCGGGATGCTGTCCGACGCGCGGAGCTTCCTCAACCCGATCCCGCACGTGAGCTTCGTGCAGGGCGCCGAACGGGTGGACTATCTACGGCGGCGCCGCGACGCCCTGGCCGGCAACCCGTTGTTCGCTCACACCGAATTCGTCACCGGCGCCGACGAGTTCGCGCGCCGGCTACCACTCATGGCGGCCGGGCGCAACTTCGCCGAGCCGGTGGCGCTCAACTGGGCCGCCGACGGCACCGACGTCGACTTCGGTGTGCTGGCCCGCCAGCTCGTCGGCTACGGCGTGCGCCACGGCACCACCGCGCTGTTCGGGCACGAGGTGCGCAACCTTCACCGTCAGCGCGACGGCAGCTGGGCGCTGACGGTCCGCAACCGCCGCACCGGCGAAAACCGCAAGCTGAACGCAAAATTCGTGTTCGTCGGCGCCGGCGGCGACGCGCTGCGGCTGTTGCAGCGAGCCGGCATCAAAGAGGTCAGGGGTTTCGGCGGTTTCCCGATCGGCGGACAATTTTTGCGCAGCGGCAATCCCGCGCTTGTCGGTGCGCACCGGGCCAAGGTGTACGGCCTTCCCGCGCCCGGCGCGCCGGGAATGACCGCCCCGCATCTGGATGCGCGGGTCGTCAACGGCAAGTCCTGGTTGCTGTTCGGGCCGTTCGCCAGCTGGTCGCCGAGGTTTCTCAAGCAGGGTCGAGTCACCGATCTTCCGCGCTCGGTGCGAGCGGACAACCTTCTGTCGCTGCTGGCGGTCGGCGTCCGCCAGCGCAGGCTGGTGAACTACCTGCTCGGCCAGCTGCGCCTGTCGACGCCTGCCCGGATGGACGTATTGCGCGAATTCGTGCCCAGCGCAACAGATTCCGATTGGGAGCTGGTGATGGCCGGCCAACGGGTGCAGGTGATCCGGCGCGGGGCCCTCGAATTCGACACCACGGTTCTGGCTGGAGCCGACGGCAGCATCGCGGGACTGCTCGGGGCGTCGCCGGGCGCGTCGATTGCGGTATCGGCAATGCTGGAGGTGCTGGAGCGCTGCTTTTCCGAGCGCTACCAGTCGTGGCTGCCGACTCTGAAAGAGATGGTGCCGTCGCTGGGCGCCACATTGTCGCGCGAGCCGGCGCTGTTCGAGGAGGTGTGGTCGTGGGGCAGCAAGGTGTTGGGCTTATGA
- a CDS encoding alpha/beta hydrolase, translating to MTGWQRDVLPGYWQHTIDLGPDPDGEGELVATLVRRGDAAPAAHAVLAVHGYTDYFFHTALADHFADRGFAFYALDLQKCGRSRRAGQTPHFTTDLARYDAEFDYALRVIGEQTQSARVLAYGHSTGGLIVSLWLDRLRRRGVIARAGVGGLVLNSPLLDLPGPAVLRWSLTSALIATIARVAKWRVARAPGPGGYGASLHRDYHGEFDYDLAWKPLGGFPITFGWLHAVRRGQAQLHRGLDVGVPNLILRSDHSVPEDADSVELQYGDAVLDVAQIARWAGCIGNRTTVVPVKDAKHDVFLSMPEPRQSAYDQLDIWLDDYLGATRPVAS from the coding sequence GTGACTGGCTGGCAGCGCGATGTCCTGCCCGGTTACTGGCAGCACACCATCGACCTGGGGCCGGATCCCGACGGCGAGGGTGAGCTCGTCGCGACCCTGGTGCGCCGCGGCGACGCCGCGCCGGCGGCACACGCGGTGCTGGCCGTGCACGGCTACACAGACTACTTTTTCCACACCGCGCTGGCCGACCACTTCGCCGACCGCGGCTTCGCCTTCTATGCGCTGGACCTGCAGAAATGCGGCCGATCGCGACGGGCCGGCCAGACCCCGCACTTCACCACCGATCTGGCCCGCTACGACGCCGAATTCGACTACGCCCTGCGCGTCATCGGCGAGCAGACCCAATCGGCGCGGGTGCTGGCGTACGGCCATTCCACCGGCGGGCTGATCGTGTCCCTGTGGCTGGACCGGCTGCGACGCCGGGGCGTCATCGCGCGGGCAGGCGTCGGAGGCCTGGTGCTCAACAGTCCGCTGCTGGACCTGCCCGGGCCGGCGGTGCTGCGCTGGTCGCTGACCTCGGCGCTGATCGCCACCATTGCGCGGGTCGCCAAATGGCGGGTGGCCCGGGCGCCCGGCCCGGGCGGATACGGGGCCAGCCTGCACCGCGACTACCACGGCGAGTTCGACTACGACCTGGCATGGAAGCCGCTCGGCGGCTTCCCGATCACCTTCGGGTGGCTGCACGCCGTTCGGCGCGGCCAGGCGCAGCTGCACCGCGGACTCGACGTGGGTGTGCCCAACCTGATCCTGCGTTCGGATCACAGCGTGCCCGAGGACGCCGATTCGGTCGAACTGCAATACGGCGACGCCGTTCTCGACGTCGCCCAGATCGCCCGGTGGGCCGGCTGCATCGGAAACCGCACTACCGTCGTCCCGGTCAAAGACGCCAAACACGACGTGTTTCTGTCCATGCCAGAGCCCAGGCAGTCGGCTTACGACCAGCTGGACATCTGGCTGGACGACTACCTCGGTGCCACCCGACCCGTAGCGTCTTGA
- the mtr gene encoding mycothione reductase, producing the protein METYDLAIIGTGSGNSILDERYAGKRVAICEQGTFGGTCLNVGCIPTKMFVYAAEVAQTIRGASRYGVDAHIDRVRWDDIVSRIFGRIDPIAIGGEDYRRSSPNVDVYGQHTRFGPVQPDGRYLLRTDDGDEFTADQVVIAAGSRPVAPPAFLECGVEYHTSDTIMRIAELPEHLVIIGGGFVAAEFAHIFSALGVRITLVIRGGTLLRHLDDTLSQRFTRIASTKWELRSHRNVVGAHHRGSRIVLELDDGSTLSADAVLVATGRKPNGDLLDAEQAGIEIAGSRVVVDEYQRTSARDVFALGDVSSPYELKHVANHEARVVQHNLLCDWDDTDAMVATDHRYVPSAVFTDPQIASVGLTENQAAAKGFDLSVYIQDYGDVAYGWAMEDTTGIVKLVAECGTGRLLGAHVMGHQASSIIQPLIQAMSFGLTAAQMARGQYWIHPALPEVVENALLGLR; encoded by the coding sequence ATGGAAACCTACGACCTCGCGATCATCGGAACCGGTTCGGGCAACAGCATTCTCGACGAACGCTACGCCGGTAAGCGAGTCGCGATCTGCGAGCAGGGTACGTTCGGCGGCACCTGCCTCAACGTGGGATGCATCCCCACCAAGATGTTCGTCTACGCCGCCGAGGTCGCCCAAACCATCCGTGGCGCTTCGCGTTACGGCGTCGACGCACACATCGACCGGGTGCGCTGGGACGACATCGTGTCGCGCATCTTCGGGCGCATCGATCCGATCGCCATCGGCGGCGAAGACTACCGGAGGTCCTCACCCAATGTCGACGTCTACGGCCAGCACACGAGGTTCGGGCCGGTGCAGCCCGACGGGCGCTACCTGCTGCGCACCGACGACGGCGACGAGTTCACCGCCGACCAGGTCGTGATCGCGGCCGGATCGCGGCCGGTCGCACCGCCAGCCTTCCTCGAGTGCGGCGTCGAATACCACACCAGCGACACGATCATGCGTATCGCGGAGCTGCCCGAACACTTGGTGATCATCGGCGGCGGCTTCGTGGCGGCCGAATTCGCGCACATCTTCTCCGCGCTGGGCGTACGGATCACGCTGGTGATCCGCGGCGGCACGCTGCTGCGGCATCTGGACGACACGCTGTCCCAACGGTTTACCCGCATCGCGTCGACGAAATGGGAGCTGCGCAGCCACCGCAACGTCGTCGGAGCGCATCACCGGGGCTCGCGGATCGTGCTGGAACTCGACGACGGGTCGACGCTGAGCGCCGACGCGGTGCTGGTGGCCACCGGCCGCAAACCCAACGGCGATCTGCTGGACGCCGAGCAGGCCGGAATCGAGATCGCCGGCAGCCGCGTCGTGGTCGACGAATACCAAAGAACCTCCGCGCGTGACGTTTTCGCGCTCGGTGACGTGTCGTCGCCGTACGAGCTCAAGCACGTCGCCAACCACGAGGCCCGTGTAGTGCAGCACAATCTGCTCTGCGACTGGGACGACACCGACGCGATGGTGGCCACCGACCATCGCTACGTCCCGTCGGCGGTGTTCACCGACCCGCAGATCGCCAGCGTCGGTTTGACCGAAAACCAGGCTGCTGCAAAGGGTTTCGATCTATCAGTCTACATTCAGGACTACGGCGACGTGGCCTACGGCTGGGCGATGGAGGACACAACCGGCATTGTCAAACTCGTCGCCGAATGCGGCACGGGCCGGCTGCTGGGCGCGCACGTCATGGGCCATCAGGCGTCGTCGATCATCCAGCCGCTGATTCAGGCGATGAGCTTCGGACTCACCGCAGCGCAGATGGCCCGCGGCCAGTACTGGATTCACCCGGCGCTGCCGGAGGTTGTCGAGAACGCGCTACTCGGATTGCGCTGA